One stretch of Zhihengliuella flava DNA includes these proteins:
- a CDS encoding HPr family phosphocarrier protein has protein sequence MAERTATIASRVGLHARPASIFAEAAAEQPVEVTIALEGEAPEEALDASSILSLMGLGAEHGTTVVLRAEGEGADAALETLVKILETDHDAE, from the coding sequence ATGGCAGAACGTACCGCCACCATCGCCAGCCGCGTGGGCCTGCACGCCCGCCCCGCCTCGATCTTCGCCGAGGCGGCCGCCGAACAGCCCGTCGAGGTCACGATCGCCCTCGAGGGCGAGGCCCCGGAGGAGGCGCTGGACGCCTCCAGCATCCTGTCCCTCATGGGCCTCGGCGCCGAGCACGGCACCACCGTGGTCCTGCGTGCCGAGGGTGAGGGCGCCGACGCGGCTCTGGAGACTCTGGTGAAGATCCTCGAGACGGATCACGACGCCGAGTAG
- a CDS encoding Lrp/AsnC family transcriptional regulator, with translation MDQTDQAIIKALQENGRLSNVDLAERVHLTPGPCLRRVHRLEADGVIAGYQAHINPAAVGQAFEVLVDVDLTNSTQIVDRFESMMLARPEVLELHRMFGSPDYSVRVAVADLDEFETFLTSTIMDTEGIQRVNSRFPMKVLKSLRPRAVPLGQRGSAR, from the coding sequence ATGGATCAAACGGATCAAGCCATTATCAAGGCCCTCCAAGAAAATGGGCGGCTTTCCAACGTCGACCTCGCCGAGCGGGTGCATCTCACGCCCGGCCCCTGCCTGCGGCGGGTCCACCGGTTGGAGGCGGACGGCGTCATCGCCGGATATCAGGCGCACATCAATCCGGCCGCGGTGGGCCAGGCTTTTGAAGTCCTCGTGGATGTGGACCTGACCAACTCCACGCAGATTGTGGACCGTTTTGAGTCGATGATGCTGGCCCGCCCGGAAGTCTTGGAGCTGCACCGCATGTTCGGCTCGCCCGACTACTCCGTCCGCGTCGCCGTCGCGGACCTCGACGAGTTCGAGACCTTCCTGACCTCCACGATCATGGACACCGAGGGCATCCAGCGCGTTAATTCACGCTTCCCCATGAAAGTCCTCAAATCACTCCGGCCGCGGGCGGTGCCGCTCGGGCAGCGCGGCTCGGCCCGCTGA
- a CDS encoding phosphoenolpyruvate--protein phosphotransferase, producing the protein MSTTTEPTAFAGVGVSAGRVIGPVRRMPEPLAPPADGAPLPDGASAEAESERLTAATQAVAANLKERAAHATGDAAAVLKATALMAADRTLLKSATRLVASGTSAESAIWEAADAVATQLTALGGYMAERATDVLDVRARIVAELRGVPAPGIPDADEPFVLWAVDLAPADTATLDPTKVRALVTSDGGPQSHTAIIARALGLPAVVAATGTEALADGDLVFVDGIDGAIVRNPGSAEEQLAEAYANRAELPAFDGAGRLADGTEVPLLSNVGSGEDAVAAAAANAQGVGLLRTEFCFLGKDTEPDHEEQVAAYRAVFEQFPGRKVVVRTLDAGADKPLPFLTDDSEPNPALGVRGYRTDLATPGVLSRQLAAIADAAEATAADVWTMAPMISTPAEAERFAALCAEAGLKTPGVMVEVPSAAVLAPQLLQRVEFASIGTNDLTQYTMAADRQLGALAELNDPWQPAVLHLIRTTCDGGAAASGRPAPKPVGVCGEAAADPALAVVLVGLGVATLSMNRRALPAVAAILRTVDAATARRLADLALAAGSATEAKAAVRAELPDLDRFGL; encoded by the coding sequence ATGAGTACCACCACCGAACCCACCGCCTTCGCGGGCGTCGGCGTCAGCGCCGGGCGCGTGATTGGGCCGGTCCGCCGCATGCCGGAGCCGCTGGCTCCCCCCGCCGATGGTGCGCCCCTGCCCGACGGCGCCAGCGCCGAGGCCGAGTCGGAGCGCCTCACGGCCGCCACCCAGGCCGTGGCCGCAAACCTCAAGGAGCGGGCCGCGCACGCCACCGGCGACGCCGCGGCCGTCCTGAAGGCCACCGCGCTCATGGCCGCGGACCGCACCCTGCTGAAGTCCGCCACCCGCCTGGTGGCTTCCGGCACCAGCGCCGAATCGGCCATCTGGGAGGCGGCCGACGCCGTCGCCACGCAGCTCACCGCCCTCGGCGGGTACATGGCCGAGCGCGCCACGGACGTGCTGGATGTGCGCGCCCGGATCGTCGCGGAGCTGCGCGGCGTCCCCGCCCCGGGGATTCCCGACGCGGACGAGCCGTTTGTCCTCTGGGCGGTTGACCTCGCCCCCGCGGACACCGCCACCCTCGACCCGACCAAGGTGCGCGCGCTCGTCACCTCCGACGGCGGGCCGCAGTCCCACACCGCGATCATCGCCCGCGCGCTCGGGCTGCCTGCCGTCGTGGCCGCCACTGGCACGGAGGCGCTGGCCGACGGGGACCTCGTCTTTGTCGACGGCATCGATGGTGCGATTGTCCGCAACCCGGGGTCCGCGGAGGAACAGCTCGCCGAGGCGTACGCCAACCGGGCCGAGCTGCCCGCGTTCGACGGCGCCGGGCGGCTGGCCGACGGCACCGAGGTGCCGCTGTTGTCCAACGTGGGCAGCGGGGAGGACGCCGTGGCGGCCGCGGCGGCGAACGCCCAAGGCGTCGGGCTGCTGCGCACCGAATTCTGCTTTCTGGGCAAGGACACCGAGCCGGACCACGAGGAGCAGGTGGCGGCCTACCGCGCCGTATTTGAGCAGTTCCCCGGGCGCAAGGTCGTCGTCCGTACTCTGGATGCCGGCGCCGATAAGCCGCTGCCGTTCCTCACCGACGATTCGGAACCGAACCCCGCTCTCGGCGTGCGCGGCTACCGCACGGACCTGGCCACGCCGGGCGTGCTCTCCCGCCAGCTCGCCGCCATTGCCGACGCCGCCGAGGCCACCGCAGCGGACGTGTGGACCATGGCGCCCATGATCTCCACCCCGGCCGAGGCGGAGCGGTTCGCGGCGCTGTGCGCCGAGGCGGGCCTGAAGACCCCGGGCGTCATGGTGGAGGTTCCGTCCGCGGCGGTGCTCGCCCCGCAACTGCTGCAACGCGTCGAGTTCGCTTCCATCGGGACCAATGACCTGACGCAATACACCATGGCGGCCGACCGTCAATTGGGCGCCCTCGCCGAGCTCAACGATCCGTGGCAGCCCGCCGTGCTGCACCTCATTCGGACCACGTGCGACGGCGGTGCGGCGGCCTCCGGTCGCCCGGCACCCAAGCCGGTGGGCGTCTGCGGCGAGGCCGCCGCGGACCCGGCCCTCGCCGTCGTCCTCGTGGGCCTCGGGGTCGCGACGCTGTCGATGAATCGGCGGGCGCTGCCCGCCGTGGCGGCGATCCTGCGGACCGTGGATGCCGCCACCGCGCGGCGCCTGGCGGACCTGGCCCTCGCGGCCGGTTCAGCCACCGAGGCCAAGGCCGCCGTCCGCGCCGAGCTGCCGGACCTGGACCGGTTCGGCCTCTAG
- a CDS encoding AzlC family ABC transporter permease — MRNDQRELLPAAHLPPASADHSRPRGEIREGIRASFAAGLGMVPIGVAFGILVVQAGLPWWLAPGLSLAAFAGSLELIVVGLLAAAAPLATIAVTAVLVNFRHVFYAFTFPLYVVRSRVGRLYSVYALIDEAYAVTATRQADWTGRRLLAMQVAFHTYWVGGGLLGVFLAHFIPGTIRGLGFALCALFITLTLDACRSARHGVTLVLAAASFAIAVLLTPDSALVVALLLFTGSLVFRFALVRWFRG; from the coding sequence GTGAGAAACGATCAACGTGAACTACTGCCGGCGGCCCACCTGCCGCCGGCCTCCGCGGACCACTCGCGTCCGCGCGGCGAGATCCGCGAGGGCATTCGGGCGTCCTTCGCGGCGGGCCTCGGCATGGTCCCCATCGGCGTCGCCTTTGGGATCTTGGTGGTCCAAGCGGGCCTGCCATGGTGGCTGGCCCCGGGGCTCTCCCTTGCCGCCTTTGCCGGATCGCTCGAACTCATCGTGGTGGGGTTGCTGGCCGCTGCCGCCCCGCTCGCGACAATCGCCGTCACGGCCGTGCTGGTGAACTTCCGGCATGTCTTCTATGCGTTCACCTTTCCCCTGTACGTCGTCCGCAGCAGGGTGGGCCGTCTGTACTCGGTCTACGCGCTGATCGACGAAGCCTACGCTGTCACGGCCACCCGGCAGGCTGACTGGACCGGGCGCCGGCTGCTGGCCATGCAAGTTGCGTTCCACACCTACTGGGTGGGCGGAGGGCTGCTGGGCGTCTTCCTGGCCCACTTCATTCCTGGCACCATCAGGGGGCTGGGGTTCGCCCTGTGCGCGCTGTTCATCACGCTGACCCTCGACGCCTGCAGGTCGGCGCGGCACGGGGTGACGCTGGTTCTCGCGGCCGCAAGCTTTGCGATCGCGGTGCTGCTGACGCCGGATTCTGCCCTGGTCGTGGCGCTGTTGTTGTTTACCGGGTCCTTGGTGTTCAGGTTTGCTCTGGTCCGGTGGTTCCGTGGCTGA
- a CDS encoding AzlD domain-containing protein yields MADHGYFIAVLATVFVITFALRAVPFAMLKPLRRSRLVQALGLWLPAGILAILAASTLLEAAAGEAEDHLWWQAACAAAVTAVVHLASGRRTLLSVSAGTVVFVVLANTT; encoded by the coding sequence GTGGCTGATCATGGGTACTTCATCGCGGTGCTCGCCACCGTCTTCGTCATCACCTTCGCGCTGCGCGCCGTGCCCTTTGCGATGCTCAAGCCCCTGCGACGCTCGCGCCTCGTCCAGGCCTTGGGCCTGTGGCTACCCGCTGGGATTCTGGCGATCCTCGCCGCCAGTACGCTCCTCGAGGCGGCTGCGGGCGAGGCGGAGGATCACCTCTGGTGGCAGGCCGCCTGTGCTGCGGCCGTCACCGCGGTGGTTCACCTCGCCTCGGGCCGGCGAACGCTGCTGAGCGTTAGCGCCGGCACCGTAGTGTTCGTGGTGCTCGCGAACACCACATGA